From a region of the Mauremys mutica isolate MM-2020 ecotype Southern chromosome 12, ASM2049712v1, whole genome shotgun sequence genome:
- the LOC123345807 gene encoding major histocompatibility complex class I-related gene protein-like, which yields MELLVLLVLLGAAASPGGGSGPGPHSLHYFYTGVSEPGPGLPEFSGAGYVDGQLVITYSSETQRAQPGTAWMERNVGPEQWERDTWNLRVAQSVFREDLDILRGRYNQSGGFHTYQLKYGCELQGDSSTGGFYQYAYDGRDFVSLDKDRETWVAADDGAQVTKRKWDADRSDAQRYRIYLERECIKWLGKYLEYGKETLQRTEPPRVQVSDRPSRDGLTTLSCRVHGFYPRNVAVVWLKKGVAVPQETNCGDVVPSGDGTYQTRATIEIDPSRETDYTCSVEHPSLAADLRVPWGPKSNVMLIVGVVIGVLVLVAAVTGAVVFLRKKNSGYKAAAAHEGSAGSGSNQGSDTCVKA from the exons ATGGAGCTGCTGgtcctgctggtgctgctgggggCTGCGGCCAGCCCGGGGGGCGGCTCCg GCCCAGGCCCGCACTCGCTGCACTATTTCTACACGGGGGTGTcagagcccggccctgggctgccCGAGTTCTCCGGGGCCGGCTACGTGGACGGGCAGCTGGTTATTACCTACTCCAGTGAGACGCAGCGCGCACAGCCTGGCACGGCGTGGATGGAGCGGAACGTGGGCCCTGAGCAGTGGGAGCGGGACACGTGGAACTTAAGGGTTGCACAGTCCGTGTTCCGAGAGGACCTGGACATCCTGCGCGGGCGCTACAACCAGAGCGGGG GATTTCACACTTACCAACTGAAGTacggctgtgagctccagggtgACAGCTCCACTGGAGGGTTTTACCAGTATGCCTACGATGGGCGAGACTTCGTCAGCCTGGATAAGGACCGGGAGACCTGGGTGGCGGCAGATGACGGGGCTCAGGTCACCAAACGGAAGTGGGATGCTGACAGGAGCGACGCTCAGAGATACAGAATCTACCTGGAGCGAGAGTGCATTAAGTGGCTAGGGAAGTACCTGGAGTACGGGAAGGAGACGCTGCAGAGGACAG AGCCACCGCGGGTGCAGGTGAGCGACCGGCCGAGCCGGGACGGGCTCACCACCCTCTCCTGCCGCGTCCATGGCTTCTACCCGCGGAACGTGGCCGTCGTGTGGCTGAAGAAGGGGGTGGCCGTGCCGCAGGAGACAAACTGTGGGGACGTGGTTCCCAGTGGGGACGGGACCTACCAGACCCGGGCCACCATCGAGATCGACCCCAGCAGAGAGACCGATTATACCTGCAGCGTGGAGcaccccagcctggctgcagatCTGAGAGTGCCCTGGG GGCCCAAGTCCAATGTGATGCTGATCGTGGGGGTCGTTATCGGGGTTCTCGTGCTGGTCGCTGCCGTCACTGGAGCCGTTGTCTTCCTCA GGAAGAAGAACAGCGGCTACAAAGCAGCTGCAG CTCACGAAGGCTCTGCCGGCTCTG gaAGCAACCAGGGATCAGACACCTGTGTCAAGG CGTAA